From a region of the Pseudooceanicola aestuarii genome:
- a CDS encoding cysteine synthase A → MRFASDLAEAVGNTPLIKLRRASEETGCTILGKAEFLNPGQSVKDRAALYIIRDAIEKGQLEPGGTIVEGTAGNTGIGLALVGASMGFKTVIVIPETQSQEKKDMLRLAGAELVQVPAAPYRNPNNYVKYSQRLAEKLAQSEPHGAIWANQFDNVANRQAHVAGTGPEIWEQTGGKVDGFVSSVGSGGTLAGTAMALQPHGVKVALADPMGAALYEFYRNGDLKSEGSSITEGIGQGRITANLEGFTPDFAYQIPDEEALPYIFDLLAEEGLCLGGSTGINVAGAVRLARDLGPGHTIVTILCDYGNRYQSKLFNPEFLREKGLPTPSWLTEGPRSIPGVFTE, encoded by the coding sequence ATGCGATTTGCCTCTGATCTGGCCGAAGCGGTCGGGAATACGCCGCTGATCAAGTTGCGCCGCGCAAGCGAGGAAACCGGCTGCACCATTCTGGGCAAGGCCGAATTCCTGAATCCCGGCCAGTCGGTCAAGGACCGCGCGGCCCTGTACATCATTCGCGATGCGATTGAGAAGGGGCAGTTGGAACCGGGGGGCACCATCGTCGAGGGCACGGCCGGCAACACCGGTATCGGTCTGGCGCTGGTAGGGGCCTCGATGGGGTTCAAGACGGTGATCGTCATTCCCGAAACGCAGAGTCAGGAAAAGAAGGACATGCTGCGCCTGGCCGGGGCGGAACTGGTCCAGGTGCCGGCCGCGCCCTATCGCAATCCCAACAATTACGTCAAGTATTCGCAACGTCTGGCCGAAAAGCTTGCTCAATCCGAACCTCATGGTGCGATCTGGGCAAATCAGTTCGACAACGTCGCCAACCGCCAGGCCCATGTCGCCGGCACCGGGCCGGAGATCTGGGAACAGACCGGGGGCAAGGTCGACGGCTTTGTCTCGTCGGTCGGGTCGGGGGGCACGCTGGCGGGCACCGCGATGGCGCTGCAACCGCATGGGGTCAAGGTCGCGCTGGCCGATCCGATGGGGGCCGCGCTTTATGAATTCTACCGCAACGGGGATCTGAAATCCGAAGGCTCGTCGATCACCGAGGGGATCGGCCAGGGGCGCATCACCGCCAATCTCGAAGGGTTCACCCCCGATTTCGCCTATCAGATCCCGGATGAGGAGGCGTTGCCCTATATCTTCGATCTGCTGGCGGAGGAGGGGCTGTGCCTGGGCGGGTCCACGGGGATCAACGTCGCCGGCGCCGTGCGCCTGGCGCGTGATCTGGGGCCGGGCCATACGATCGTGACGATCCTGTGCGATTACGGCAACCGCTATCAGTCCAAGCTGTTCAACCCGGAGTTCCTGCGTGAAAAGGGCCTGCCCACCCCGTCCTGGCTGACCGAGGGGCCGCGCTCAATTCCGGGTGTGTTCACTGAATGA
- a CDS encoding NUDIX domain-containing protein produces MTTSLFVFGTLRDPDLLRMVAGADLAVEPATLPGWRAMRAAAGAWPVLVNTPGHGAPGLLLRDPGARALDRLHHYEDAFGYVAREEVVETATGPVPALVYRTQGPPDASDEVWALEIWQARSRADTLEAVPEVMSHHGRFAGTDLQGRMPQVLARAASRMRAQRDAPPRQMGTDLHRRDVTSLAVDAAHQGYFRTEVHDLRHPTFAGALSDPIRREIFVAADAAIVLPYDPLRDRVLLVEQFRMGPYGRGAPHPWVLEPVAGRVDVGETPAAAARRECAEEAGLSLHRLEEIGSFYPSPGFLTEYFYLYLGLCDLPDGHTGPGGLDNEGEDIRTHILSFEAAMDLLSRGEADNGPLILSLLWLARERSRLRAGLARGAA; encoded by the coding sequence GTGACCACATCTCTTTTCGTATTCGGAACGCTGCGTGACCCCGACCTGCTGCGCATGGTTGCAGGCGCCGACCTGGCGGTGGAGCCCGCCACCCTGCCCGGATGGCGGGCGATGCGGGCCGCCGCCGGGGCCTGGCCGGTGCTGGTGAACACGCCCGGCCACGGTGCGCCGGGTCTGCTGCTGCGCGATCCCGGTGCGCGGGCGCTGGACCGGCTGCACCACTACGAGGACGCCTTTGGCTACGTTGCCCGCGAAGAGGTGGTGGAGACCGCGACCGGTCCGGTGCCGGCGCTGGTCTACCGCACCCAGGGTCCGCCCGATGCCTCGGACGAGGTCTGGGCGCTGGAGATCTGGCAGGCCCGGTCGCGCGCCGATACGCTGGAAGCAGTGCCGGAAGTAATGTCCCACCATGGCCGCTTTGCCGGGACCGACCTGCAAGGGCGGATGCCCCAGGTGCTGGCCCGCGCGGCATCGCGGATGCGGGCGCAGCGCGACGCGCCCCCCCGTCAGATGGGCACCGATCTGCACCGGCGCGACGTGACCTCGCTGGCGGTGGATGCTGCGCATCAGGGCTACTTCCGCACGGAGGTCCACGACCTGCGCCACCCGACCTTTGCCGGGGCGCTGTCGGATCCGATCCGGCGGGAGATCTTCGTCGCCGCCGATGCGGCCATCGTTCTTCCCTATGATCCGCTGCGCGACCGGGTGCTGTTGGTCGAACAATTCCGCATGGGCCCCTACGGGCGCGGGGCGCCGCACCCCTGGGTGCTGGAACCCGTGGCGGGCCGGGTCGACGTGGGCGAAACCCCTGCCGCCGCCGCGCGCCGCGAATGCGCCGAAGAGGCCGGGCTGAGCCTGCACAGGCTGGAGGAGATCGGCAGTTTCTATCCCAGCCCGGGCTTTCTGACGGAGTATTTCTACCTTTACCTCGGCCTGTGCGACCTGCCCGACGGCCATACCGGCCCCGGCGGGCTGGACAACGAGGGGGAGGACATAAGAACCCATATTCTGAGCTTTGAGGCCGCGATGGATCTGTTGTCCCGAGGGGAGGCCGATAACGGCCCGCTCATTCTGTCGCTGCTCTGGCTGGCGCGTGAACGTTCCCGCCTGCGGGCCGGGCTTGCGCGGGGCGCTGCTTGA
- a CDS encoding TrgA family protein: MFTAPKLLAGVCLAALGYLVSLQVIEVWPEQRNFGNFALINAGFGFLVGWRLVGRQVRADTTLSDMISHAITAPIVLVALALFLQVGNEVLDRALARQYDGPVEAIYAMIPLGFDFLTKMAYPHIAATLFGGGLVAVLVTRFAATRWR, encoded by the coding sequence ATGTTCACGGCGCCCAAACTTCTGGCCGGTGTGTGCCTGGCCGCCCTGGGCTACCTGGTCTCTCTCCAGGTGATCGAGGTCTGGCCGGAGCAGCGAAATTTCGGCAACTTTGCCCTGATCAACGCCGGCTTCGGCTTTCTGGTGGGGTGGCGGCTGGTGGGGCGGCAGGTGCGCGCGGACACCACCCTGTCCGACATGATCAGCCATGCGATCACCGCGCCCATCGTGCTGGTCGCACTGGCCCTGTTCCTGCAAGTCGGCAACGAGGTGCTGGATCGCGCCCTTGCCCGCCAATACGATGGCCCGGTGGAGGCGATTTATGCCATGATCCCGCTGGGCTTCGATTTCCTGACCAAGATGGCATATCCGCATATCGCGGCGACATTGTTCGGGGGGGGGCTCGTCGCCGTCCTGGTGACCCGGTTCGCCGCCACCCGCTGGCGCTAG
- a CDS encoding cryptochrome/photolyase family protein: protein MPAPVILWLRRDLRLSDHPALAAALAQGAPVIPVFIRDAGVDGLGAAPKFRLGLSLQALAGDLEAVGSRLILRAGPAREVLEDLARQTGAGAVHWSRLYDPETTERDSRVKSALRDAGLRATSHAGHLLFEPWEVETGQGGYYKVFTPMWRNVKDRDLPQPRPAPAHIPAPDRWPDSDRLADWQLGAAMDRGAAIVARHVDAGEAAALARLSVFIRDRAEDYARSRDFPGRDGTSDLSDHLSLGEISPRRCWHAALRAAQDGKAGAETFRKELVWREFAYHLMYHTPQLLDANWRPEWDGFDWDRDARSARVRAWKQGRTGVPFVDAAMRQMYVTGRMHNRARMIAASYLTKHLLCHWSIGAEWFRDCLVDWDVASNALGWQWVAGSGPDAAPYFRIFNPDTQAAKFDPGGSWRRAWIAEGQADPPQTARSWYAAIPRHWALSPDQPYPEPVVSLSDGRRAALEAYARHKVE, encoded by the coding sequence ATGCCTGCCCCCGTGATCCTCTGGCTGCGCCGTGACCTGCGGCTGTCGGACCACCCCGCTCTCGCCGCCGCTCTGGCGCAGGGGGCGCCGGTCATCCCGGTGTTCATCCGCGATGCCGGTGTCGATGGTCTGGGGGCGGCGCCGAAATTCCGACTGGGCCTGTCGCTCCAGGCGCTGGCCGGTGATCTGGAAGCCGTCGGCAGCCGCCTGATCCTGCGTGCCGGTCCCGCGCGCGAAGTGCTGGAAGACCTTGCCCGACAAACCGGGGCGGGGGCGGTGCATTGGTCGCGTCTCTATGATCCCGAAACGACGGAGCGTGACAGCCGGGTGAAATCCGCCCTGCGTGACGCCGGTCTGCGCGCGACTTCCCACGCCGGTCACCTGCTGTTCGAACCCTGGGAGGTGGAGACGGGGCAGGGCGGCTATTACAAGGTCTTTACCCCCATGTGGCGCAATGTGAAGGACCGCGACCTGCCGCAGCCTCGGCCCGCGCCCGCCCACATCCCCGCACCCGACCGCTGGCCCGACAGCGATCGGCTGGCCGATTGGCAGTTGGGGGCCGCCATGGACCGGGGCGCTGCGATCGTTGCCCGCCATGTCGATGCCGGAGAGGCCGCCGCCCTGGCCCGCCTGTCGGTCTTCATCCGCGACCGGGCAGAGGATTACGCCCGATCCCGCGACTTTCCCGGCCGCGACGGCACCAGCGACTTGTCGGATCACCTCAGCCTTGGGGAGATTTCCCCCCGGCGTTGCTGGCACGCCGCGTTGCGGGCCGCGCAGGACGGCAAGGCAGGGGCCGAAACCTTTCGCAAGGAACTGGTCTGGCGTGAATTCGCCTATCACCTGATGTACCACACGCCACAGCTGCTGGACGCCAACTGGCGCCCGGAATGGGACGGGTTCGACTGGGACCGCGACGCCCGCAGCGCCAGGGTCCGCGCCTGGAAACAGGGCCGTACCGGCGTGCCCTTCGTCGATGCCGCGATGCGGCAGATGTATGTCACCGGGCGGATGCACAACCGGGCGCGAATGATCGCCGCCTCCTACCTGACGAAACACCTGCTGTGCCATTGGTCCATCGGGGCGGAATGGTTCCGCGACTGCCTGGTGGATTGGGATGTGGCCAGCAATGCGCTTGGCTGGCAATGGGTGGCGGGGTCGGGGCCGGATGCCGCGCCCTATTTCCGCATCTTCAACCCGGACACCCAGGCGGCGAAATTCGATCCCGGCGGCAGCTGGCGCCGCGCCTGGATCGCCGAGGGGCAGGCCGATCCGCCACAGACCGCACGGTCCTGGTACGCCGCGATCCCGCGCCACTGGGCGCTGTCGCCCGATCAACCCTATCCCGAACCCGTGGTTTCCCTTTCCGACGGGCGGCGGGCCGCGCTGGAAGCCTATGCCCGCCACAAGGTCGAGTGA
- a CDS encoding BCCT family transporter, whose protein sequence is MSDTSDQGIPAPEGAAAVIQTDYEIGQDNIDGQVGPFGFDIHNPVFLVSGLAIIAFVFYTLALPEHAGAAFSWLFSEVTKGFDWFFIGAANLFVIFCLLLIVTPLGNVRLGGKEATPDYTYAGWFAMLFAAGMGIGLMFYGVSEPLSHFSSSLGGIATGEDGLRTDWAPLGGAEGDEQAAIRLGMAATIFHWGLHPWAIYAVVALALALFSYNKGLPLTIRSAFYPLLGERVWGWWGHLIDTLAVFATLFGLATSLGLGATQANAGLNELFGIPVSSTTEVILISCITAVALVSVLRGLDGGVKLLSEVNMGLAFALLLFTLIAGPTIAILTGFVDYLGAYLQHLPALANPIGRDDTNFVQGWTSFYWAWWISWSPFVGMFIARVSRGRSVREFITCVLLIPSLVCVLWMSVFGGVAIQQVIQDGYTAAKEAELPIQLFKMLDGLPLTTITSFIGIVLVIVFFVTSSDSGSLVIDTITAGGKVDAPVPQRVFWCLFEGAVAIVLLLSAGGLNSLQSMVISTGLPFTVVLLLMCFTIWRGLLEERRKT, encoded by the coding sequence ATGAGTGACACATCGGATCAGGGAATCCCCGCGCCGGAAGGTGCGGCGGCTGTGATCCAGACCGATTACGAAATCGGTCAGGACAATATCGACGGGCAGGTTGGGCCATTCGGATTTGACATCCACAACCCGGTCTTCCTGGTCTCGGGCCTGGCGATCATCGCCTTCGTCTTCTACACCCTCGCCCTGCCCGAACATGCGGGCGCGGCGTTCTCCTGGCTCTTCTCCGAGGTGACCAAGGGCTTTGACTGGTTCTTCATCGGGGCGGCCAACCTCTTTGTCATCTTCTGCCTGCTGCTGATCGTGACGCCGCTGGGCAATGTCCGCCTGGGCGGCAAGGAAGCCACTCCGGACTATACCTATGCCGGCTGGTTCGCGATGCTGTTCGCCGCCGGTATGGGTATCGGCCTGATGTTCTACGGCGTCAGCGAGCCGCTGTCGCATTTCTCGTCCTCCCTGGGCGGGATCGCCACCGGCGAGGACGGCCTGCGTACCGATTGGGCGCCGCTGGGCGGTGCCGAGGGTGACGAGCAGGCGGCCATCCGTCTGGGCATGGCGGCGACGATCTTCCACTGGGGTCTGCACCCCTGGGCGATCTATGCCGTGGTCGCGCTGGCACTGGCGCTGTTCAGCTACAACAAGGGCCTGCCGCTGACCATCCGCTCCGCCTTCTATCCGCTGCTGGGCGAACGCGTCTGGGGCTGGTGGGGCCATCTGATCGACACGTTGGCGGTCTTTGCCACGCTGTTCGGCCTGGCGACCTCGCTGGGGCTGGGGGCGACGCAGGCCAACGCCGGCCTGAACGAGCTGTTCGGCATTCCCGTCTCCTCCACCACGGAGGTGATCCTGATCTCCTGCATCACGGCGGTGGCGCTGGTGTCGGTGCTGCGCGGGCTGGATGGCGGGGTCAAGCTGCTGTCCGAGGTCAACATGGGCCTGGCCTTCGCGCTGCTGCTGTTCACGCTGATCGCGGGGCCGACCATCGCGATCCTGACCGGCTTTGTCGATTACCTGGGTGCCTACCTGCAACATCTGCCTGCCCTGGCCAATCCGATCGGACGAGACGACACCAATTTCGTGCAGGGCTGGACTTCGTTCTACTGGGCCTGGTGGATCTCCTGGTCACCCTTTGTCGGGATGTTCATCGCCCGTGTCAGCCGGGGCCGGTCGGTGCGTGAGTTCATCACCTGCGTGCTGCTGATCCCCTCGCTGGTCTGCGTGCTGTGGATGTCCGTCTTTGGCGGCGTCGCGATCCAGCAGGTGATCCAGGACGGCTACACCGCCGCCAAGGAGGCCGAGCTGCCGATCCAGCTGTTCAAGATGCTGGATGGTCTGCCGTTGACCACGATCACCTCCTTCATCGGGATCGTGCTGGTCATCGTCTTCTTTGTCACCTCCTCGGATTCCGGGTCGCTGGTGATCGACACGATCACCGCCGGCGGCAAGGTCGATGCGCCGGTGCCGCAGCGGGTTTTCTGGTGCCTGTTCGAAGGCGCGGTGGCCATCGTGCTGCTGTTGTCGGCGGGTGGGTTGAACAGCCTGCAATCCATGGTGATTTCCACGGGCCTGCCGTTCACGGTCGTGCTGCTGCTGATGTGCTTCACCATCTGGCGGGGTCTGCTGGAAGAACGCCGCAAGACCTGA
- a CDS encoding universal stress protein: MFNTVMVPVDLAHADKLDRALSCAADLAQLYKARVVYVGVSAAVPGAVARTPEEFAAKLDAFANEQARLRGIEATAHAVTSHDPATDLDPALLDAVKDTGADLVVMASHIPNVTDYIWPSNGGSLATHAKVSVLIVRGG; encoded by the coding sequence GTGTTCAACACAGTGATGGTCCCCGTGGACCTCGCCCATGCGGACAAGCTGGATCGCGCGCTGAGCTGCGCCGCCGATCTGGCGCAGCTGTACAAGGCGCGTGTGGTCTATGTCGGCGTTTCCGCTGCGGTGCCCGGCGCCGTGGCCCGCACGCCCGAGGAATTCGCCGCCAAGCTGGACGCCTTCGCCAACGAGCAGGCCCGCCTGCGCGGGATCGAGGCCACGGCCCATGCGGTGACCAGCCACGACCCCGCCACCGACCTGGACCCGGCCCTGCTGGACGCGGTCAAGGACACCGGCGCGGACCTCGTGGTGATGGCCAGCCACATCCCCAATGTGACCGATTACATCTGGCCGTCCAACGGCGGGTCGCTGGCGACCCATGCCAAGGTTTCGGTGCTGATCGTCCGGGGCGGTTGA
- the acuI gene encoding acryloyl-CoA reductase yields MKALLVEKDGDGPAKPAIRDIPESDLPEAEVTVAVEYSTVNYKDGLCLSENGGGLVRKYPHVPGIDFAGTVESSSDDRYAPGDKVVLTGWRVGEAHWGGYAEKARVRADWLVPLPAGLTSRQAMAVGTAGFTAMLSVMALEDHGLTPDKGPVLVTGAAGGVGSVATMILSGLGYEVAAVTGRPETGDYLKSLGASTIVPRADLAETVKRPLESEAWAGCIDAVGGDMLARVLGQMKYGASVAAVGLAGGAKLPATVIPFLLRGVNLLGIDSVMQPYENRLRAWERVARDLPMDKLEAAVQPATLDDLPKLGAAILQGQVKGRVVVDIAG; encoded by the coding sequence ATGAAAGCGCTGCTTGTCGAAAAGGACGGCGACGGACCGGCGAAACCGGCGATCCGCGATATCCCCGAAAGCGACTTGCCCGAGGCGGAGGTGACGGTCGCGGTGGAATATTCCACCGTGAACTACAAGGACGGGCTGTGTCTGTCGGAGAATGGCGGCGGTCTGGTGCGCAAGTATCCCCATGTGCCGGGCATCGATTTCGCCGGCACGGTGGAGTCGTCCAGCGATGACCGCTACGCGCCGGGCGACAAGGTCGTGCTGACCGGCTGGCGCGTGGGTGAGGCGCATTGGGGCGGCTACGCGGAAAAGGCCCGAGTGCGCGCCGATTGGCTGGTGCCGCTGCCCGCCGGGCTGACCTCGCGCCAGGCGATGGCCGTCGGCACCGCCGGGTTCACCGCGATGCTGTCGGTGATGGCGCTGGAGGATCATGGTCTGACCCCGGACAAGGGCCCGGTGCTGGTCACGGGGGCCGCGGGCGGTGTCGGCTCTGTCGCGACGATGATCCTGTCCGGGCTGGGCTACGAGGTCGCCGCTGTCACCGGCCGCCCTGAAACAGGTGACTACCTGAAGTCGCTGGGCGCCTCCACCATCGTGCCGCGTGCCGATCTGGCCGAAACGGTCAAACGCCCGCTGGAATCCGAGGCCTGGGCCGGCTGCATCGACGCGGTTGGCGGCGACATGCTGGCCCGCGTGCTGGGACAGATGAAATACGGCGCCTCGGTCGCCGCCGTGGGCCTGGCGGGCGGCGCGAAACTGCCGGCCACGGTGATCCCCTTCCTGCTGCGCGGGGTGAATCTGCTGGGCATCGACAGCGTGATGCAACCCTACGAGAACCGTCTGCGCGCCTGGGAACGGGTGGCTCGCGACCTGCCGATGGACAAGCTGGAGGCGGCGGTGCAGCCTGCCACGTTGGACGACCTGCCCAAACTGGGCGCCGCGATCCTGCAAGGCCAGGTCAAGGGTCGCGTGGTCGTCGATATCGCCGGCTGA
- a CDS encoding DinB family protein — MITPDYCQTMARYNAWQNCRMQAAMAGLSEAALRADRGAFFGSILGTANHLLWGDAMWMSRFDGGARPQGGVADSPGLTPDLAAWWRDRQRMDARIDRWAATQTAAALAGDLRWYSGALSAEVTRPRGLCIAHMFNHQAHHRGQVHALLTAAGAAPADTDLFLIPDPTPAAPARPDSPPPG; from the coding sequence ATGATCACGCCGGACTATTGCCAGACCATGGCGCGTTACAACGCCTGGCAGAATTGCCGGATGCAGGCCGCGATGGCAGGGCTGTCCGAGGCCGCGCTGCGGGCCGACCGCGGGGCGTTCTTCGGGTCGATCCTGGGCACGGCGAACCATCTGCTTTGGGGGGACGCGATGTGGATGTCGCGGTTCGACGGCGGCGCGCGTCCGCAGGGGGGCGTGGCCGACAGTCCCGGACTGACGCCGGATCTGGCCGCCTGGTGGCGGGACCGCCAGCGGATGGACGCCCGGATCGACCGCTGGGCCGCGACGCAGACGGCGGCCGCGCTGGCCGGCGATCTGCGCTGGTATTCCGGCGCCCTGAGCGCCGAGGTGACCCGGCCGCGCGGGCTTTGCATCGCACATATGTTCAACCACCAGGCCCATCATCGCGGCCAGGTGCACGCGCTGCTGACGGCGGCCGGCGCCGCCCCGGCGGATACGGACCTGTTCCTGATCCCCGATCCGACGCCTGCCGCCCCTGCGCGCCCGGACAGCCCCCCGCCTGGCTGA
- the aroB gene encoding 3-dehydroquinate synthase, with product MIETVRVNLGPRSYDIEIGPGLLARSGALIAPHLHRSRVAVLTDETVAPLHLEGLRDGLAGQGIDMVSLALPAGEQTKGWPQLCRAVDWLLDQKIERNDMILALGGGVIGDLAGFAAAVLRRGVRFVQVPTTLLAQVDSSVGGKTGINAPQGKNLIGAFHQPTLVLADTDVLSSLPGREFLSGYGEVVKYGLLGDAEFFDWLEAHGPDMAAGDMAARVHAVRRSCEMKAEIVARDETEQGDRALLNLGHTFCHALESATGYSDRLLHGEGVAIGCALAFELSARLGLCAQEDPSRLRAHLRDMGMKTDLADIPGDLPEAEALMNLMAQDKKVVDGQLRFVLARGIGTAFVSAEVPPEILHGLLADALSAR from the coding sequence ATGATCGAAACCGTCCGCGTGAACCTGGGCCCCCGGTCCTATGACATCGAAATCGGGCCTGGGCTGCTGGCCCGCTCCGGCGCGCTGATCGCGCCGCATCTGCACCGCTCCCGCGTGGCGGTCCTGACAGACGAGACGGTCGCGCCCCTCCATCTTGAAGGCCTGCGCGACGGGCTGGCCGGGCAGGGAATCGACATGGTGTCCCTGGCTTTGCCAGCCGGTGAACAGACCAAGGGCTGGCCGCAGCTCTGCCGCGCCGTCGACTGGCTGCTGGACCAGAAGATCGAGCGGAACGACATGATTCTGGCCCTGGGGGGCGGGGTGATCGGCGATCTGGCGGGATTCGCCGCCGCCGTGCTGCGCCGGGGGGTCCGGTTCGTACAGGTGCCCACGACGCTGTTGGCGCAGGTCGACAGTTCGGTCGGGGGCAAGACCGGGATCAACGCGCCACAGGGCAAGAACCTGATCGGCGCCTTTCACCAGCCGACGCTGGTTCTGGCGGATACCGATGTGCTGTCGTCACTGCCGGGGCGGGAGTTCCTGTCCGGCTATGGCGAGGTTGTGAAATACGGTCTGCTGGGCGATGCGGAATTCTTTGACTGGCTTGAGGCGCATGGCCCCGACATGGCCGCCGGCGATATGGCCGCGCGGGTGCATGCGGTTCGGCGCTCCTGCGAGATGAAGGCCGAGATCGTCGCTCGCGACGAGACGGAGCAGGGCGACCGCGCGCTGCTGAACCTCGGCCACACCTTCTGTCACGCGCTGGAATCGGCCACCGGCTATTCCGACCGCTTGCTGCACGGCGAAGGCGTTGCCATCGGCTGTGCGCTGGCGTTCGAACTGTCGGCGCGGTTGGGCCTGTGTGCGCAGGAAGACCCCTCGCGACTGCGGGCGCATCTGCGCGATATGGGAATGAAGACCGACCTGGCCGACATCCCCGGTGATCTGCCGGAGGCGGAGGCGCTGATGAACTTGATGGCGCAGGACAAGAAGGTCGTGGATGGCCAGTTGCGGTTCGTCCTGGCGCGGGGGATCGGCACGGCCTTCGTCTCGGCGGAGGTGCCGCCGGAGATCCTGCACGGGCTGCTCGCGGACGCGCTGTCGGCAAGATGA
- a CDS encoding shikimate kinase, which translates to MGWRLKKTVVMVGMMGAGKTAVGKALAAHLAVPFRDSDAEIVTAANMEIAEIFARDGEQFFRDRESQVLARLLDDAPCILSTGGGAFLRDGNRRIISERGVSVWLDADLRVLWSRVRHRDTRPLLRTPDPLATLTQLFEVRVPVYATADLSARSEAGVSVAQMAERVTSALLTRPDVLEET; encoded by the coding sequence ATGGGCTGGAGACTGAAGAAAACGGTAGTGATGGTCGGCATGATGGGCGCCGGCAAGACCGCCGTGGGCAAGGCCCTGGCGGCGCATCTGGCCGTGCCGTTCCGCGATTCGGACGCCGAGATCGTGACTGCCGCCAACATGGAAATCGCCGAGATCTTCGCCCGCGACGGTGAGCAGTTCTTTCGTGACCGCGAAAGCCAGGTGTTGGCCCGGTTGCTGGACGACGCGCCCTGTATCCTGTCCACCGGCGGCGGGGCCTTCCTGCGTGACGGGAACCGGCGCATTATCTCGGAACGGGGGGTGTCTGTCTGGCTGGACGCGGATCTGCGGGTGCTGTGGTCGCGGGTGCGGCATCGCGATACCCGGCCGCTGTTGCGCACGCCCGATCCCCTGGCCACCCTCACCCAGCTGTTCGAGGTCCGCGTGCCGGTCTATGCCACCGCCGATCTGTCCGCCCGCTCCGAGGCGGGGGTATCGGTGGCACAGATGGCCGAACGTGTGACCTCCGCCCTGCTGACCCGCCCCGACGTCCTGGAGGAGACATGA
- a CDS encoding tyrosine recombinase, translating into MGGDGGDAHWISAFLDAQAAEAGAARNTLLGYGRDLKDTGAWLAGRNTGWSTATRDDIEAYLVHCEAQGFSAATRARRLSSIRQLYRFAFEEGWRADNPAIRIKGPGRSRALPRTLTMAEVEDLLAAARTLGRTEAIRARNTCLVEVLYATGMRVTELVSLPVSAARGDPQMLLIRGKGGRERMVPLSPPAREALTAWLTLRDAAEAAARRKGHPPSPHLFPSGSSDGYLTRHRFYLLIKEMAVIAGVSPQAVTPHRLRHAFATHLLENGADLRAIQTLLGHADLATTEIYTHVLEARLRELVEAHHPLVKPR; encoded by the coding sequence ATGGGCGGCGACGGCGGCGATGCGCATTGGATCTCGGCCTTTCTGGACGCCCAGGCGGCAGAGGCCGGCGCGGCGCGCAACACCCTGTTGGGCTATGGCCGCGACCTGAAGGACACCGGTGCCTGGCTGGCCGGACGCAACACCGGCTGGTCCACGGCCACCCGCGACGATATCGAGGCCTACCTGGTCCATTGCGAGGCGCAGGGTTTTTCCGCCGCGACCCGCGCCCGTCGCCTGTCTTCCATCCGACAGCTCTACCGCTTTGCCTTCGAAGAGGGCTGGCGCGCCGACAACCCCGCGATCCGCATCAAGGGGCCCGGTCGCAGCCGCGCCCTGCCCCGCACCCTGACCATGGCGGAGGTCGAGGACCTGCTCGCCGCCGCCCGCACCCTCGGCCGGACGGAGGCGATCCGCGCCCGCAACACCTGCCTGGTGGAGGTTCTCTACGCCACCGGGATGCGGGTGACGGAACTGGTCTCCCTGCCCGTCAGCGCCGCGCGGGGCGATCCGCAGATGCTGCTGATCCGGGGCAAGGGCGGCAGGGAACGGATGGTGCCGCTGTCCCCCCCGGCGCGGGAGGCGTTGACCGCCTGGTTGACGCTGCGCGACGCCGCAGAGGCCGCCGCGCGCCGCAAAGGGCACCCTCCCTCGCCGCATCTCTTTCCCTCCGGTTCCTCCGACGGCTACCTGACCCGTCACAGGTTCTACTTGCTGATCAAGGAAATGGCCGTGATTGCCGGGGTCTCGCCGCAGGCCGTGACGCCGCACCGTCTGCGCCATGCCTTTGCCACCCACCTGCTGGAAAACGGGGCCGACCTGCGCGCGATCCAGACCCTTCTGGGCCATGCCGACCTTGCCACGACCGAAATCTACACCCATGTGCTGGAGGCCCGCCTGCGGGAATTGGTGGAGGCGCATCACCCCCTGGTCAAACCGCGCTGA